One Notolabrus celidotus isolate fNotCel1 chromosome 16, fNotCel1.pri, whole genome shotgun sequence DNA window includes the following coding sequences:
- the slc9a3.1 gene encoding sodium/hydrogen exchanger 3.1 isoform X3: MHRCGHPHLWLLGSVLLLCFISAVTGIHGDVALTNQDSHPSESKLSLNKTEHGHGPIITGIPVVTFKWDHVQSPYLIVLWILVAGLAKLVIEANHHVTSVIPESALLICFGFILGGIIWGADKVQTFTLTPTVFFFYLLPQIILDAGYSMPNKLFFSNMGAILVYAVIGTCWNAASLGLSLWGCHMGGAMGDLDIGLLQYLLFGSLIAAVDPVAVIAVFEQVHVNEVLFILVFGESLLNDGVTVVLFNVFDAFVSLGGSKIDAVEIIKGIISFFVVAFGGSLVGFIFGLLISLVTRCTKNVQIIEAGFVFVLGYLSYLTAEMLSLSAILSIVFCGMCCQKYINANMDERSVTTVRFLMKLLANGSETIIFVFLGISAIDKAIWVWNTGFILLTLLFIIVYRFIGVFFLTWILNKFRLVPIELIDQVIMSYGGLRGAVAYGLATMLDENKIKEKNLMVCTTLIVVYFTVILQGITMKPLVQWLKVKRAAVAELTLVEKVQNKVFDHMLVAIEDISGQIGHNYMRDKWNHFEENWMSRVLMKPSVRKNRDHVFKVFHKLNLKDAMSYVEEGERRGSLEFIRNETAIIDFKKKFGDEYSEIIPDIPSDTSDDHGGMSAMRRDPVPSVSLEMHEQNMNGMRESEDINTHHLLQQHLYKGRKQHRHRYSRTHFDVNKDENEVQEIFQRTMRSRLESFKSAKMGVAPPKTISKHTKKDQQQKV, translated from the exons ATGCATCGCTGTGGACATCCTCACCTCTGGCTGCTGGGttcagtgctgctgctgtgcttcATATCAGCCGTCACAGGAATTCATGGAGATGTAGCGCTCACAAACCAGGACTCTCATCCATCTGAGTCCAAGTTGAGCTTGAATAAGACTGAACACGGTCATGGCCCCATCATCACTGGGATACCCGTCGTTACCTTCAAATGGGATCATGTGCAGAGCCCGTATTTGATTGTGTTGTGGATACTGGTGGCTGGTTTGGCTAAGCTGG TCATCGAAGCCAACCACCATGTGACCAGCGTGATCCCAGAGAGCGCGCTGCTCATCTGCTTCGGCTTCATTCTGGGCGGGATTATTTGGGGTGCAGACAAAGTGCAGACCTTCACGCTGACCCCGACCGTCTTCTTCTTTTACCTGCTACCTCAAATCATCCTGGATGCGGGTTACTCCATGCCTAACAAGCTCTTCTTCAGCAACATGGGGGCCATCCTGGTCTACGCCGTCATCGGGACCTGCTGGAACGCCGCAAGCTTGGGGCTGTCGCTGTGGGGGTGTCACATGGGAGGGGCCATGG GTGACCTGGACATCGGGCTGCTCCAGTATCTTCTCTTCGGCAGTCTGATCGCCGCCGTGGACCCGGTGGCCGTCATCGCTGTGTTTGAGCAGGTCCACGTCAATGAGGTCCTCTTCATCTTGGTGTTTGGAGAGTCGCTGCTGAACGACGGCGTCACAGTG GTGCTGTTCAATGTATTCGATGCATTTGTGTCACTCGGAGGATCCAAAATTGACGCTGTGGAGATCATTAAAGGAATAA TTTCCTTCTTTGTGGTGGCGTTTGGTGGCTCCCTCGTGGGCTTTATTTTTGGCCTGCTGATCTCTCTTGTGACCAGATGCACTAAAAACGTTCAGATCATCGAGGCGGGCTTCGTCTTCGTCCTGGGATACCTCTCGTACCTGACCGCTGAGATGCTCTCCCTGTCTGCCATCCTCTC GATCGTCTTCTGTGGCATGTGCTGCCAGAAGTACATCAACGCAAACATGGACGAGCGATCAGTCACCACGGTCAGGTTTCTCATGAAGCTTTTAGCCAATGGGTCAGAAACCATCATCTTTGTGTTCCTCGGGATCTCAGCCATTGATAAGGCGATCTGGGTGTGGAACACTGGCTTCATCCTCCTCacgctcctcttcatcatcgtGTACAGATTCATCG GGGTCTTCTTCCTCACCTGGATTCTCAACAAGTTCAGGCTGGTCCCAATTGAGCTCATAGATCAGGTGATTATGAGCTACGGTGGCCTGCGAGGTGCCGTCGCATACGGCCTGGCGACCATGTTGGATGAGAACaagataaaagagaagaatCTGATGGTCTGCACGACTCTCATCGTAGTGTACTTCACCGTCATTCTTCAG ggAATAACGATGAAACCTTTGGTCCAATGGCTCAAAGTGAAGAGAGCTGCTGTGGCCGAGCTCACACTCGTAGAGAAAGTGCAGAACAAG GTGTTCGATCACATGCTTGTTGCAATAGAAGACATATCCGGACAGATTGGGCACAACTACATGAGGGACAA GTGGAATCACTTCGAGGAGAACTGGATGTCGAGGGTTTTGATGAAGCCGTCAGTGAGGAAGAACCGGGACCACGTCTTCAAAGTCTTCCATAAGCTGAACCTCAAAGATGCTATGAGCTACGTGGAAGAG GGTGAGCGTAGAGGCTCTCTGGAGTTCATCCGCAATGAAACCGCGATCATCGATTTCAAGAAGAAGTTTGGAGATGAATACTCAGAGATCATACCCGACATCCCGTCTGACACGTCTGACGATCACGGAGGAATGTCCGCCATGAG AAGAGACCCCGTGCCGTCAGTGAGCCTGGAGATGCACGAGCAGAACATGAACGGTATGAGGGAATCAGAGGACATCAACACACACcacctgctgcagcagcatctgTACAAGGGCAGGAAACAG CATCGGCACAGGTACAGCCGAACTCACTTCGATGTCAACAAAGACGAGAACGAGGTGCAGGAGATCTTCCAGAGGACCATGAGGAGCCGCTTGGAGTCTTTCAAGTCTGCAAAGATGGGTGTTGCTCCACCAAAGACTATAAGCAAGCACACAAAGAAAGACCAGCAGCAAAAGGTCTGA
- the olah gene encoding S-acyl fatty acid synthase thioesterase, medium chain isoform X1, giving the protein MMILGIFIAQVFLSSRMDKVISCFKRRPDAVSRLICFPWAGGGSIHYARWGNVLNSSIEVLAVKLPGRESRAKEPFFHNMQQIVEEVVGVLLPVLKEKPFALFGHSFGAFTSFAVADALKRLHNVEPVHIFLSGASAPYSETRINAPKRSELSDEDFLKWMTSTGGTPPELLANPEVLKLFLPALKADLHVVENYRCNKPDNPFLSCPVTCFDGKDDIPHDLQAWKEITSGDFTIRMFDGAHFYLKDSGNEKLIIDFVTKQLETSEMDYL; this is encoded by the exons atgatgatattaggaatttttatAGCACAAGTTTTCCTTTcctcaag gatGGATAAAGTGATCAGCTGTTTCAAGAGGAGGCCAGACGCTGTGAGCAGGCTCATATGCTTCCCCTGGGCAGGTGGAGGATCCATTCACTATGCAAGATGGGGGAACGTCCTCAACAGCTCCATAGAGG TTCTTGCTGTCAAACTTCCAGGCAGAGAGAGTCGAGCCAAAGAGCCTTTTTTCCACAACATGCAGCAGATCGTGGAGGAGGTTGTCGGCGTGTTGTTACCGGTGCTAAAAGAGAAGCCGTTTGCTCTCTTTGGCCACAG TTTTGGAGCCTTCACGAGTTTTGCTGTTGCAGACGCTCTGAAGAGATTACACAATGTGGAGCCGGTTCACATCTTCCTGTCTGGAGCCTCTGCACCTTAT TCAGAGACCCGTATCAACGCCCCGAAGAGAAGCGAGTTATCAGATGAAGATTTTCTCAAGTGGATGACTTCGACTGGAGGAACTCCTCCTGAGCTGCTGGCGAACCCTGAGGTCCTGAAGCTCTTCCTTCCTGCTCTGAAAGCCGACCTGCACGTTGTGGAGAACTACAG GTGCAACAAGCCAGACAATCCATTCCTCTCCTGCCCGGTCACGTGTTTTGACGGGAAGGACGACATTCCCCATGACTTACAAG cttGGAAAGAAATCACCTCTGGAGATTTCACCATCAGGATGTTTGATGGAGCTCACTTTTACCTGAAGGattctggaaatgaaaagttAATCATAGATTTTGTTACAAAGCAACTGGAAACCTCCGAAATGGACTATTTATGA
- the olah gene encoding S-acyl fatty acid synthase thioesterase, medium chain isoform X2, producing the protein MDKVISCFKRRPDAVSRLICFPWAGGGSIHYARWGNVLNSSIEVLAVKLPGRESRAKEPFFHNMQQIVEEVVGVLLPVLKEKPFALFGHSFGAFTSFAVADALKRLHNVEPVHIFLSGASAPYSETRINAPKRSELSDEDFLKWMTSTGGTPPELLANPEVLKLFLPALKADLHVVENYRCNKPDNPFLSCPVTCFDGKDDIPHDLQAWKEITSGDFTIRMFDGAHFYLKDSGNEKLIIDFVTKQLETSEMDYL; encoded by the exons atGGATAAAGTGATCAGCTGTTTCAAGAGGAGGCCAGACGCTGTGAGCAGGCTCATATGCTTCCCCTGGGCAGGTGGAGGATCCATTCACTATGCAAGATGGGGGAACGTCCTCAACAGCTCCATAGAGG TTCTTGCTGTCAAACTTCCAGGCAGAGAGAGTCGAGCCAAAGAGCCTTTTTTCCACAACATGCAGCAGATCGTGGAGGAGGTTGTCGGCGTGTTGTTACCGGTGCTAAAAGAGAAGCCGTTTGCTCTCTTTGGCCACAG TTTTGGAGCCTTCACGAGTTTTGCTGTTGCAGACGCTCTGAAGAGATTACACAATGTGGAGCCGGTTCACATCTTCCTGTCTGGAGCCTCTGCACCTTAT TCAGAGACCCGTATCAACGCCCCGAAGAGAAGCGAGTTATCAGATGAAGATTTTCTCAAGTGGATGACTTCGACTGGAGGAACTCCTCCTGAGCTGCTGGCGAACCCTGAGGTCCTGAAGCTCTTCCTTCCTGCTCTGAAAGCCGACCTGCACGTTGTGGAGAACTACAG GTGCAACAAGCCAGACAATCCATTCCTCTCCTGCCCGGTCACGTGTTTTGACGGGAAGGACGACATTCCCCATGACTTACAAG cttGGAAAGAAATCACCTCTGGAGATTTCACCATCAGGATGTTTGATGGAGCTCACTTTTACCTGAAGGattctggaaatgaaaagttAATCATAGATTTTGTTACAAAGCAACTGGAAACCTCCGAAATGGACTATTTATGA
- the slc9a3.1 gene encoding sodium/hydrogen exchanger 3.1 isoform X2 — translation MHRCGHPHLWLLGSVLLLCFISAVTGIHGDVALTNQDSHPSESKLSLNKTEHGHGPIITGIPVVTFKWDHVQSPYLIVLWILVAGLAKLVIEANHHVTSVIPESALLICFGFILGGIIWGADKVQTFTLTPTVFFFYLLPQIILDAGYSMPNKLFFSNMGAILVYAVIGTCWNAASLGLSLWGCHMGGAMGDLDIGLLQYLLFGSLIAAVDPVAVIAVFEQVHVNEVLFILVFGESLLNDGVTVVLFNVFDAFVSLGGSKIDAVEIIKGIISFFVVAFGGSLVGFIFGLLISLVTRCTKNVQIIEAGFVFVLGYLSYLTAEMLSLSAILSIVFCGMCCQKYINANMDERSVTTVRFLMKLLANGSETIIFVFLGISAIDKAIWVWNTGFILLTLLFIIVYRFIGVFFLTWILNKFRLVPIELIDQVIMSYGGLRGAVAYGLATMLDENKIKEKNLMVCTTLIVVYFTVILQGITMKPLVQWLKVKRAAVAELTLVEKVQNKVFDHMLVAIEDISGQIGHNYMRDKWNHFEENWMSRVLMKPSVRKNRDHVFKVFHKLNLKDAMSYVEEGERRGSLEFIRNETAIIDFKKKFGDEYSEIIPDIPSDTSDDHGGMSAMRRDPVPSVSLEMHEQNMNGMRESEDINTHHLLQQHLYKGRKQHRHRYSRTHFDVNKDENEVQEIFQRTMRSRLESFKSAKMGVAPPKTISKHTKKDQQQKMPNGKSMDKSKSYHSGDEDFEFSEGDSASGYDPSGHSFPRRVSYRAGAGIENPAFMPDLDPLSAVQIPPWLAEAELDSGTVAPSQRAQVRLPWTPSNLSRLAPLRISTRSNDSFMEADASAAQQRDNELPPPPHPPPPPPHRDGGHM, via the exons ATGCATCGCTGTGGACATCCTCACCTCTGGCTGCTGGGttcagtgctgctgctgtgcttcATATCAGCCGTCACAGGAATTCATGGAGATGTAGCGCTCACAAACCAGGACTCTCATCCATCTGAGTCCAAGTTGAGCTTGAATAAGACTGAACACGGTCATGGCCCCATCATCACTGGGATACCCGTCGTTACCTTCAAATGGGATCATGTGCAGAGCCCGTATTTGATTGTGTTGTGGATACTGGTGGCTGGTTTGGCTAAGCTGG TCATCGAAGCCAACCACCATGTGACCAGCGTGATCCCAGAGAGCGCGCTGCTCATCTGCTTCGGCTTCATTCTGGGCGGGATTATTTGGGGTGCAGACAAAGTGCAGACCTTCACGCTGACCCCGACCGTCTTCTTCTTTTACCTGCTACCTCAAATCATCCTGGATGCGGGTTACTCCATGCCTAACAAGCTCTTCTTCAGCAACATGGGGGCCATCCTGGTCTACGCCGTCATCGGGACCTGCTGGAACGCCGCAAGCTTGGGGCTGTCGCTGTGGGGGTGTCACATGGGAGGGGCCATGG GTGACCTGGACATCGGGCTGCTCCAGTATCTTCTCTTCGGCAGTCTGATCGCCGCCGTGGACCCGGTGGCCGTCATCGCTGTGTTTGAGCAGGTCCACGTCAATGAGGTCCTCTTCATCTTGGTGTTTGGAGAGTCGCTGCTGAACGACGGCGTCACAGTG GTGCTGTTCAATGTATTCGATGCATTTGTGTCACTCGGAGGATCCAAAATTGACGCTGTGGAGATCATTAAAGGAATAA TTTCCTTCTTTGTGGTGGCGTTTGGTGGCTCCCTCGTGGGCTTTATTTTTGGCCTGCTGATCTCTCTTGTGACCAGATGCACTAAAAACGTTCAGATCATCGAGGCGGGCTTCGTCTTCGTCCTGGGATACCTCTCGTACCTGACCGCTGAGATGCTCTCCCTGTCTGCCATCCTCTC GATCGTCTTCTGTGGCATGTGCTGCCAGAAGTACATCAACGCAAACATGGACGAGCGATCAGTCACCACGGTCAGGTTTCTCATGAAGCTTTTAGCCAATGGGTCAGAAACCATCATCTTTGTGTTCCTCGGGATCTCAGCCATTGATAAGGCGATCTGGGTGTGGAACACTGGCTTCATCCTCCTCacgctcctcttcatcatcgtGTACAGATTCATCG GGGTCTTCTTCCTCACCTGGATTCTCAACAAGTTCAGGCTGGTCCCAATTGAGCTCATAGATCAGGTGATTATGAGCTACGGTGGCCTGCGAGGTGCCGTCGCATACGGCCTGGCGACCATGTTGGATGAGAACaagataaaagagaagaatCTGATGGTCTGCACGACTCTCATCGTAGTGTACTTCACCGTCATTCTTCAG ggAATAACGATGAAACCTTTGGTCCAATGGCTCAAAGTGAAGAGAGCTGCTGTGGCCGAGCTCACACTCGTAGAGAAAGTGCAGAACAAG GTGTTCGATCACATGCTTGTTGCAATAGAAGACATATCCGGACAGATTGGGCACAACTACATGAGGGACAA GTGGAATCACTTCGAGGAGAACTGGATGTCGAGGGTTTTGATGAAGCCGTCAGTGAGGAAGAACCGGGACCACGTCTTCAAAGTCTTCCATAAGCTGAACCTCAAAGATGCTATGAGCTACGTGGAAGAG GGTGAGCGTAGAGGCTCTCTGGAGTTCATCCGCAATGAAACCGCGATCATCGATTTCAAGAAGAAGTTTGGAGATGAATACTCAGAGATCATACCCGACATCCCGTCTGACACGTCTGACGATCACGGAGGAATGTCCGCCATGAG AAGAGACCCCGTGCCGTCAGTGAGCCTGGAGATGCACGAGCAGAACATGAACGGTATGAGGGAATCAGAGGACATCAACACACACcacctgctgcagcagcatctgTACAAGGGCAGGAAACAG CATCGGCACAGGTACAGCCGAACTCACTTCGATGTCAACAAAGACGAGAACGAGGTGCAGGAGATCTTCCAGAGGACCATGAGGAGCCGCTTGGAGTCTTTCAAGTCTGCAAAGATGGGTGTTGCTCCACCAAAGACTATAAGCAAGCACACAAAGAAAGACCAGCAGCAAAAG ATGCCAAACGGGAAATCAATGGACAAAAGTAAAAGCTACCATTCTGGTGATGAAG ACTTTGAGTTCTCAGAGGGAGACAGCGCCTCGGGATACGACCCATCAGGCCATTCGTTCCCCAGGAGGGTCTCCTACAGAGCAGGAG CTGGCATCGAGAATCCAGCCTTCATGCCGGACCTGGACCCCTTGTCGGCAGTGCAGATCCCCCCGTGGCTGGCAGAGGCGGAGCTGGACAGCGGCACGGTGGCTCCCTCGCAGCGAGCTCAGGTGAGGCTGCCGTGGACGCCCAGCAACCTGAGCCGCCTCGCTCCCCTCCGTATCAGCACCCGCTCCAACGACTCCTTCATGGAGGCCGACGCCTCCGCCGCACAGCAGAGGGACAACGAGctgcctccacctccccatccgCCTCCCCCACCACCTCACAGAGACGGAGGTCACATGTGA